A window from Streptomyces sp. NBC_00271 encodes these proteins:
- the pta gene encoding phosphate acetyltransferase — MTRSVYVTGIDRGDGRQVVELGVMELLTRQVDRVGVFRPLVHDGPDRLFELLRARYRLTQDPASVYGMDYHEASTLQAEQGADELVSSLVDRFHLVARDYEVVLVLGTDFADTQFPDELALNARLANEFGASVIPVVGGRGQTAESVRAETRNAYRAYDGLGCDVLAMVVNRVAPADRAEISERIDHRLPVPCYVLPDEPALSAPTVAQITHALGGKVLLGDDAGLARDALDFVFGGAMLPNFLNALTPGCLVVTPGDRADLVVGSLAAHSAGTPPIAGVLLTLNERPSDEVLTLAARLAPGTPVISVAGNSFPTAAELFSLEGKLNAATPRKAETALGLFERYVDTSDLLRRVSAPSSDRLTPMMFEHKLLEQARSDKRRVVLPEGTEARVLHAAEVLLRRGVCDLTLLGPVDQIRKKAADLGIDLGGSQLIDPVTSELRERFAEKYAALRAHRGVTVELAYDVVADVNYFGTLMVQEGLADGMVSGSVHSTAATIRPAFEIIKTKPDTKIVSSVFFMCLADKVLVYGDCAVNPDPNAEQLCDIAIQSAVTAEQFGVEPRIAMLSYSTGTSGSGADVDKVREATDLVRLRRDDLKIEGPIQYDAAVEPTVAATKLPDSEVAGQASVLIFPDLNTGNNTYKAVQRSAGAIAVGPVLQGLRKPVNDLSRGALVQDIVNTVVITAIQAQTSSRA, encoded by the coding sequence GTGACCCGCAGCGTCTACGTGACCGGGATCGACCGCGGCGACGGCCGCCAGGTCGTCGAGCTGGGGGTCATGGAGCTCCTGACTCGCCAGGTCGACCGGGTGGGCGTCTTCCGTCCACTCGTCCACGACGGCCCGGACCGGCTCTTCGAGCTGCTGCGCGCCCGCTACCGGCTGACCCAGGACCCGGCGAGCGTGTACGGCATGGACTATCACGAGGCGTCCACGCTCCAGGCCGAGCAGGGCGCGGACGAACTGGTCTCCTCCCTCGTCGACCGGTTCCACCTCGTCGCCCGCGACTACGAAGTCGTCCTCGTCCTGGGCACCGACTTCGCCGACACCCAGTTCCCGGACGAGCTGGCGCTGAACGCGCGGCTCGCGAACGAGTTCGGCGCCTCCGTGATCCCCGTGGTCGGCGGACGCGGGCAGACCGCCGAGTCCGTGCGCGCCGAGACGCGCAACGCCTACCGCGCGTACGACGGTCTGGGCTGTGACGTCCTCGCCATGGTCGTGAACCGGGTGGCCCCGGCCGACCGCGCCGAGATCAGCGAGCGGATCGACCACCGTCTGCCCGTCCCCTGTTACGTGCTGCCCGACGAACCCGCCCTCTCCGCGCCCACCGTCGCGCAGATCACCCACGCCCTCGGCGGCAAGGTGCTCCTCGGCGACGACGCGGGCCTCGCCCGGGACGCGCTCGACTTCGTCTTCGGCGGCGCCATGCTGCCGAACTTCCTGAACGCCCTGACCCCGGGATGCCTCGTGGTCACCCCGGGCGACCGCGCCGACCTGGTCGTCGGCTCGCTCGCCGCGCACAGCGCAGGCACCCCGCCCATAGCCGGCGTGCTCCTCACCCTGAACGAGCGGCCCAGCGACGAGGTCCTCACCCTCGCCGCCCGCCTCGCCCCCGGCACCCCGGTGATCTCGGTGGCCGGCAACTCCTTCCCCACCGCGGCCGAACTCTTCTCCCTGGAGGGGAAGTTGAACGCCGCGACCCCGCGCAAGGCGGAGACCGCCCTCGGTCTCTTCGAGCGGTACGTCGACACCAGTGATCTCCTCAGGCGCGTCTCCGCTCCGAGCAGCGACCGCCTCACCCCGATGATGTTCGAGCACAAGCTCCTCGAACAGGCCCGCTCCGACAAGCGCCGCGTCGTGCTCCCCGAGGGCACCGAGGCCCGCGTCCTGCACGCCGCGGAGGTGCTGCTGCGCCGGGGGGTGTGCGACCTGACGCTGCTCGGTCCGGTCGACCAGATCCGCAAGAAGGCCGCCGACCTCGGCATCGACCTGGGCGGCAGCCAGTTGATCGACCCGGTCACCTCCGAGCTGCGCGAGCGCTTCGCCGAGAAGTACGCCGCCCTGCGCGCCCACAGGGGCGTCACCGTCGAGCTGGCCTACGACGTCGTCGCCGACGTGAACTACTTCGGGACGCTGATGGTGCAGGAGGGGCTCGCCGACGGCATGGTCTCCGGCTCCGTGCACTCCACCGCCGCGACCATCCGGCCCGCCTTCGAGATCATCAAGACCAAGCCGGACACCAAGATCGTCTCGTCCGTCTTCTTCATGTGCCTCGCCGACAAGGTCCTGGTCTACGGCGACTGCGCGGTGAACCCCGACCCGAACGCCGAGCAGCTCTGCGACATCGCCATCCAGTCGGCCGTCACGGCCGAACAGTTCGGCGTCGAGCCCCGGATCGCGATGCTGTCGTACTCGACGGGGACGTCCGGGTCGGGCGCCGACGTCGACAAGGTGCGCGAGGCCACCGACCTGGTGCGGCTGCGCCGCGACGACCTGAAGATCGAGGGGCCGATCCAGTACGACGCCGCGGTCGAGCCGACCGTCGCGGCGACCAAGCTGCCGGACTCGGAGGTCGCCGGGCAGGCGTCCGTGCTGATCTTCCCCGACCTGAACACCGGCAACAACACCTACAAGGCCGTACAGCGCTCGGCCGGCGCGATCGCCGTCGGCCCGGTCCTGCAGGGCCTGCGCAAGCCCGTCAACGACCTGTCCCGCGGGGCGCTGGTACAGGACATTGTCAACACGGTCGTGATCACGGCGATCCAGGCCCAGACTTCGAGCAGGGCATGA
- a CDS encoding ATP-dependent 6-phosphofructokinase: MRIGVLTAGGDCPGLNAVIRSVVHRAVTNFGDEVIGFEDGYAGLLDGRYRTLDLNAVSGILARGGTILGSSRLQRDRLREACENAQDMAREFGIDVLIPIGGEGTLTAARMLSDAGLPVVGVPKTIDNDISSTDRTFGFDTAVGVATEAMDRLKTTAESHQRVMVVEVMGRHAGWIALESGMAAGAHGICLPERPFDPSDVMAMVEERFARGKKFAVICVAEGAHPVEGTMDYGHGAIDQFGHERFQGIGTALAYELERRLGKEAKPVILGHVQRGGTPTAYDRVLATRFGWHAVEAAHRGDFGRMTALRGTDVLMVPLAEAVTELKTVPKDRMDEAESVF; encoded by the coding sequence ATGCGTATCGGAGTTCTCACCGCAGGCGGCGACTGCCCGGGCCTGAACGCCGTGATCCGGTCGGTCGTGCACCGAGCGGTCACCAATTTCGGGGACGAGGTCATCGGCTTCGAGGACGGCTACGCGGGCTTGCTCGACGGCCGCTACCGCACCCTCGACCTCAACGCGGTCAGCGGCATCCTCGCCCGCGGCGGCACGATTCTCGGCTCCTCGCGACTGCAGCGCGACCGGCTCCGCGAGGCCTGCGAGAACGCGCAGGACATGGCCCGCGAGTTCGGCATCGACGTGCTGATCCCGATCGGCGGCGAGGGCACGCTGACGGCCGCCCGGATGCTGTCGGACGCGGGGCTGCCGGTGGTCGGTGTCCCCAAGACGATCGACAACGACATCTCGTCGACCGACCGGACCTTCGGCTTCGACACGGCGGTGGGTGTGGCCACGGAGGCCATGGACCGCCTGAAGACCACGGCCGAGTCCCACCAGCGCGTGATGGTCGTCGAGGTCATGGGCCGGCACGCGGGCTGGATCGCCCTGGAGTCCGGCATGGCGGCCGGCGCCCACGGCATCTGCCTGCCCGAGCGCCCCTTCGACCCGTCCGACGTGATGGCGATGGTCGAGGAGCGCTTCGCCCGCGGCAAGAAGTTCGCGGTCATCTGCGTCGCCGAGGGCGCCCACCCCGTCGAGGGCACCATGGACTACGGCCACGGCGCCATAGACCAGTTCGGCCACGAGCGCTTCCAGGGCATCGGTACGGCGCTGGCGTACGAGCTGGAGCGGCGCCTCGGCAAGGAGGCCAAGCCGGTCATCCTCGGCCATGTGCAGCGGGGCGGCACCCCGACCGCGTACGACCGGGTGCTCGCCACGCGGTTCGGCTGGCACGCGGTGGAGGCGGCGCACCGGGGTGACTTCGGGCGGATGACGGCGCTGCGGGGGACGGACGTGCTGATGGTGCCGCTGGCGGAGGCGGTCACGGAGCTGAAGACGGTGCCGAAGGACCGGATGGACGAGGCGGAGTCGGTCTTCTAG